GGCGGTCGCGGAGATCGGCCCCGCGGTCGTGCCAGAACGAGACGACCGCCGGATGTGAGAGGAGCGTCGCGCCGACCGAGGGGAAGTAGACGCCGCCGCAGTCGCGACAGAGGAAGGTCGCGACCGGCTGGCCGCGCGTCCCGTCGTCGACCGGGGAGACGGCGGCGTCGGCGCGCCCCGAACACCACGGACAGACGCCGGCGACGAGGCTCCGAACGTGGGCCCGAAAGCGGATCGATCCCGCCGTCAGCAACGCCTCCCGCGAGCGGCCGGCGACGCCGTGTTGCGGCACGTGGATCATCATCGTGCGCAGGGCACAGGCCACGCAGTCGACGTAGAGGACCTGATCGGCCGTGTACCGCGCCTCGACGCGACCGCCGCAGCGGGGACAGCGCTCGTCGCCGTCGAGGAGACACCGAACACCTGGCTCGGGACGTGGACCTACCGGCCCGAGTTCGGCGAGCGGATCGACGCGGTCATCGCCGACGACTTTCACTCCCGGTCGAGTTCCGCGAGCACGGCGTCGAGCGGCCGAACGTCGCCGTACTTCGCGTCGATGTCGAAGAGGTTCGCCCGGTGAGGGCCCTCGGCGCGGTCGCCGACCGCGTCCTCGGGGACGACGACGCGGTAGCCGTGCTGCATGCCGTCGACCGCGGTCGCGCGGATACAGCCGCTCGTCGTCACGCCCGCGAGCACGAGCGTGTCCACCCCATCGGTGACCAGTTCCGTCGAGAGGTCGGTCCCGAAGAAGGCGCTCGCGTACTTCTTCAGCAACACCCGTTCGTCGCCGACGGGCGCGACGCGGTCGTCGACGTCGACCGCCGCGGTTCCCAGTCGGAGTTCGC
This Salinigranum marinum DNA region includes the following protein-coding sequences:
- a CDS encoding DUF7351 domain-containing protein, with the protein product MKVVGDDRVDPLAELGPVGPRPEPGVRCLLDGDERCPRCGGRVEARYTADQVLYVDCVACALRTMMIHVPQHGVAGRSREALLTAGSIRFRAHVRSLVAGVCPWCSGRADAAVSPVDDGTRGQPVATFLCRDCGGVYFPSVGATLLSHPAVVSFWHDRGADLRDRRPWTVPFAVAPDRAAVTSRDPLRVRVDARRAGDRCRVVVDDRLTVRSVTVESAE
- a CDS encoding isochorismatase family protein, which translates into the protein MTDDTATAHGDAVARYYADHEFGSDVGFGDRPALVVIDLINAFTDPETDLGSDVSAVLDATADLLDAFREHDLPRYFTTVAYEESYGDAGVFIEKVPALRELRLGTAAVDVDDRVAPVGDERVLLKKYASAFFGTDLSTELVTDGVDTLVLAGVTTSGCIRATAVDGMQHGYRVVVPEDAVGDRAEGPHRANLFDIDAKYGDVRPLDAVLAELDRE